The window ACCAGTGTCTCAAGAAAGTATCTTCCACAGTAACTCGCTACCGTTCCAACCTCTTCCTTCGCGTCTAGTAACGTCTATGCCCTTGGACAACGAACACAGAGTGCAATCAGCGTTTGAAAAAGATAATCGAAAACATGGTATTGCGGATAATATTATCACGAACCAGGGATATCGTCCAAACGCAGTTATTAATCAGAGACCAACTGGATTAGGTGGAGGAATTCTGGTAGAGAGCACTAGCAATATAGTGATACCACCTGATCAGGATACAGTATCCTTTGTCCTTGGAAACAGACAAAACGTCGAAGGTGGATATTATTCACTAGGCACTGCAATTGGAGAGAATCCTTATGGCGATTCTACTGGAATCGATGCTTCTTTCAGACCTTTGTATGGTGTTTCACCAGACAAAAGCAATTACGATCCACAATCAGATTACCGAGGAACAATCGGCCTGCCTTCAGTATCCGTACTGGAGAATAATCCTACTTATGCTGCTCAAACATGGAGACAACCTAATCCTAGTGGAACTCAGAAGCTGGCAAACGAGATAGAACCTTCTAGAACACAGAATTCATTCGTAAAAGGCACAGTGCTTATGGAACAGCCAGAAGATAAAAAGGATGATAAGGACGTTAACTACGTGGTGTTTCCTAAAGATGAACCTAAACAACCAGTTGAGGAACACATCGTTGTTATAAATGAAGCTGATGGTACTGTGCATGAAATAACACCTTCTTCCACAACGTTGAAACCTGTAAGGGTAGATCCTCCAGTTTTAAATGAAGATCATCTGCCACAACTTTCGGAGAACTTGACTCCGCCGGCTGAACGACCAAAGTCCCCACCACAGttctattatcattatcatcacGGAGGTACGATAAGACCGGATCATCCAAGACCTCAAAGATTGCCTTTGCCACCTCGTGGGAAACAACCGCCGTCTCCTCCCCTtccaccacctcctcctccttcaGAACCTATGGGAATAAGAAGACGTCCTTATCCTCCCGATTCTACTTTGCCAAACATTCTACCACAATTCCGTCCAAATGCTAAAACGTCTCATGGACACCGTGGATCAGAGGCGATTGGAACGATTCCAGCTGGTCAAGGCTATCCCACCAGAGTGAGACAGCCTGTTCAGTCTCATCCTCCAACCAGAAGACCTCTACCACCTCCACCTCCATCTTATCTTCAGAGATTAAACCCTCCTCCTCCTCCAATTCATGCCGTTAGGCTTGCCGGCGCAGTTTCCGCGAAGGCTGAGAACATAGTGCCTCCTCGAGACGTGGAGTCCACGGTTAAGAGGTTTCGCCTTCCGTCGATACCAGCCACCTCCAGAGGGGAGGACGATGTTAAACTGGCGCACCGTGCGCCCAATCAGAAATTGCGGTTGGAAGAGGAAGAACGGGCAGAACGTTACTCAGAGGAGCCGCCTCAGGTGCCGCCAAGACCTCCCTTATTTCCTAAACGAAGAACTGCTGATCCGCCACACGTAGCTACTCTTCAGATGATCCAACAACATGGCGAATACGCGGAGGATATTACAGAACCAAATTTGTCCTCTATGGATGAAAATACAAATGACGAGTCGGATAGAATAGTAACTGAGCAGAATGCAGATAGGAGAAAGTTCGACAGCCATGAACCAATAGCTGAGCCACCAGTTTACGTAGTCTATCCTGTGAATACTGCTGTGAATATTCATCCTGACGATTCTAGAGAAAAAGATGAGAGCGTAGTTGTTGGAACCAGAGGACCACATAGACCCCTTCCTCCAGAGACATTACTTCAAGATAACGAAGATCAAGAAATGGATGAAGAGCCAAGACCTTCTGCTCATAACGTCTTTAATGGACGGCCACTTGCTTCAGACTTTCCGTATCCTCTGGAACGTCCTGACCCTTCCATTCTTGTCAATGGAATGAGAGAAACGCCATTATTGGTGCCCAGTGATCAGCGACAAGAAGAAGATTCTATGCAAGAAAATACAGAAGAGAAGGACGAAAAAGATTCCAGCGTGAACGTTATACCATACTTACAAGATTTCGTACCTTTCCCAGCAAGGAAGAATGAGGTTATCTCAGCTACTCTTCATCGTTTGCCAGCCTTGCCATCTTCTACGCCAATTGCTTATGTTTATACTCCAACAGCTCAAGTTTCTCATCGTTTAGACATGGATATGCGTGATGAGGATAAATCTAAAACTGAAAATAGTGATCAGAAGCCCATTCTGTTGCCTTCACAGCAACCCTCTAGTTCCTCCAGTTCTGCGCCGTCTCCACAGAACTTCATGGCGCCGTTTGTAGCAAGTATCAGTGCAGAAACACCTTCAAAGAACGGCTGGAGCGTTGTCGTGGTTGAACCTACCATTAGTAGAAAATCGGATGACGATTCTTCCGAGAGCACTTCGAATGCAGAAGAGTCTCAGACAGAAAAAACTGAATTCGATGCTGAGAACTTCAAACCACAGCTCTTCGGTGGATTCAAACCGATTTACGAATTTCCTACGCAGAACGAAGACCGGTCAGAGCGTAAAGAATCCAGCGAGTTGGAAACAGAAGTGAGCACGCATTTTCAAGAGTCTGCCAATTCGACAGTTTGATGAAAGCATATGTTTATcatgtagaaatattaattgaacGAAAATAGGCTTCGTTTCGAGTATttcgttaattactattacgcTCCTCTTAGCATTGCTGTCTTTCTCCAAAATGAAAGATTTGGACCAATCTTAGTTGGGTTATTGAAG is drawn from Bombus terrestris chromosome 12, iyBomTerr1.2, whole genome shotgun sequence and contains these coding sequences:
- the LOC100645342 gene encoding uncharacterized protein LOC100645342, encoding MRRTMRFGPWILMVTLACVTGTLSEYLMGGHMDNSPPKSLLEEMESSPSLARTAQLGDLDLDLDAEESTAALSTSDDEEAPRYHLPYPFAFNGGRPFSLEKDPITGKIDFEKAPPVKALNFSTRYQENVNEDEKVNKDLARENESYLTKKKMENNKETDDVSPNEINPYSPNFHDFLNLPVHYSSDKYGKDKYPLISSSYANTKVQSGSNSYSTYNHKPYHGETVMYYPTRKPYMPKTSSTTTMRTTPKPTPSTTSRTTTTSTTSRPTTTSTTTTTTMTTTSTTTSTTTSSPPTSTTVSTSTKAPVVTTWKPPVSTPKRFTDHLDDYDDILPIEKLQSSVYSNGHQGPNNIVQHNRDPQTMPPINHEEYIDSYEDYEIGDGEDAKDYVSMKETTNEIVKASTVPSTTSTVHNITTTVGTPETTPVTTTITSTPVTSSSAIYSSPVSQESIFHSNSLPFQPLPSRLVTSMPLDNEHRVQSAFEKDNRKHGIADNIITNQGYRPNAVINQRPTGLGGGILVESTSNIVIPPDQDTVSFVLGNRQNVEGGYYSLGTAIGENPYGDSTGIDASFRPLYGVSPDKSNYDPQSDYRGTIGLPSVSVLENNPTYAAQTWRQPNPSGTQKLANEIEPSRTQNSFVKGTVLMEQPEDKKDDKDVNYVVFPKDEPKQPVEEHIVVINEADGTVHEITPSSTTLKPVRVDPPVLNEDHLPQLSENLTPPAERPKSPPQFYYHYHHGGTIRPDHPRPQRLPLPPRGKQPPSPPLPPPPPPSEPMGIRRRPYPPDSTLPNILPQFRPNAKTSHGHRGSEAIGTIPAGQGYPTRVRQPVQSHPPTRRPLPPPPPSYLQRLNPPPPPIHAVRLAGAVSAKAENIVPPRDVESTVKRFRLPSIPATSRGEDDVKLAHRAPNQKLRLEEEERAERYSEEPPQVPPRPPLFPKRRTADPPHVATLQMIQQHGEYAEDITEPNLSSMDENTNDESDRIVTEQNADRRKFDSHEPIAEPPVYVVYPVNTAVNIHPDDSREKDESVVVGTRGPHRPLPPETLLQDNEDQEMDEEPRPSAHNVFNGRPLASDFPYPLERPDPSILVNGMRETPLLVPSDQRQEEDSMQENTEEKDEKDSSVNVIPYLQDFVPFPARKNEVISATLHRLPALPSSTPIAYVYTPTAQVSHRLDMDMRDEDKSKTENSDQKPILLPSQQPSSSSSSAPSPQNFMAPFVASISAETPSKNGWSVVVVEPTISRKSDDDSSESTSNAEESQTEKTEFDAENFKPQLFGGFKPIYEFPTQNEDRSERKESSELETEVSTHFQESANSTV